In the genome of Acidimicrobiales bacterium, one region contains:
- a CDS encoding DUF4214 domain-containing protein, whose product MTFTVSRNPSTTTVGEVRPAIAAVGEDVEVDLEVTPVPAGGTVQVAVDGTPVGAPLALDGSGRATATLTGLAVGDHTVTADYSGDGDLFPSSTSTSLTVHTVNEAFVRRAFEVVLGRPADPGGVAYWLSVLDGGATTHQVVARMARTPEGRALVVARRYVDVMGRAADADGRAYWAGRLAGDMTVEELTATLLASAEAYQRSGGDPEGLALTLFRVHLGRAASTADLAYWRSRIAAADTPAGRYRIALRFGRTPEATRVAVRTALVAACGSPSATDDQIQTLTDRWATWGRDPVWLAGGALALVCPPGA is encoded by the coding sequence GTGACCTTCACCGTCAGCCGGAACCCCTCCACCACCACGGTGGGCGAGGTGCGCCCGGCCATCGCCGCGGTGGGCGAGGACGTGGAGGTCGACCTGGAGGTCACCCCCGTCCCGGCCGGCGGCACCGTACAGGTGGCGGTGGACGGCACCCCGGTGGGCGCCCCCCTCGCCCTCGACGGGTCGGGCCGGGCCACCGCCACCCTCACCGGCCTGGCCGTCGGGGACCACACCGTGACCGCCGACTACAGCGGTGACGGCGACCTGTTCCCGTCCTCGACCAGCACCTCCCTCACCGTCCACACCGTGAACGAGGCGTTCGTGCGCCGGGCCTTCGAGGTCGTCCTGGGTCGCCCGGCCGACCCCGGTGGGGTGGCGTACTGGCTCTCCGTCCTCGACGGGGGCGCCACCACCCACCAGGTCGTGGCCCGCATGGCCCGCACCCCCGAGGGCCGGGCTTTGGTGGTGGCCCGGCGCTACGTGGACGTGATGGGGCGCGCCGCCGACGCCGACGGCCGGGCCTACTGGGCCGGGCGCCTGGCCGGGGACATGACCGTCGAGGAGCTGACCGCCACCCTGCTGGCGTCGGCCGAGGCCTACCAGCGGTCGGGGGGCGACCCCGAGGGCCTGGCCCTCACCCTGTTCCGCGTCCACCTGGGCCGGGCCGCCTCCACCGCCGACCTGGCCTACTGGCGGTCCCGCATCGCCGCCGCCGACACCCCGGCCGGGCGGTACCGGATCGCCCTCCGGTTCGGGCGCACGCCCGAGGCCACCCGGGTGGCGGTGCGCACCGCGCTGGTGGCCGCCTGCGGGAGCCCGTCGGCCACCGACGACCAGATCCAGACCCTGACCGACCGTTGGGCGACGTGGGGCCGCGACCCCGTGTGGCTGGCGGGCGGCGCCCTCGCCCTGGTGTGCCCACCCGGCGCCTGA
- the rsgA gene encoding ribosome small subunit-dependent GTPase A has translation MPLPPTSDPAGPLVGFGWSERWATRAAAATGDREGVRPGRVVRHDGLTVTVATAEGVAPLPVLAAVEPRPVVGDWVLADDAVCATLERTSLLRRRDPMRDAEQPIAANVDIVVIVCGLDRPVKPGRLQRATALARDAGADPLVALTKADLAADPDGARDEVEAGNPGVEVVVTASATGRGIAALQEACRDRTVVLIGESGAGKSSLANALAGVDVAAVGAVRAGDAKGRHTTTSRQLHVLPSGGVLIDTPGIRAVGLWGDVDAIAGAFEDVEGLAGACRFSDCAHTGEPGCAVEAAVVAGHLARARLDAWHALQDEAAEAEERAEARAWRAGEGRRPTPARRPRRG, from the coding sequence ATGCCGCTCCCGCCGACCTCCGACCCGGCCGGCCCCTTGGTCGGCTTCGGGTGGTCGGAGCGGTGGGCGACGCGGGCCGCGGCGGCCACCGGCGACCGGGAGGGGGTCCGGCCGGGGCGGGTGGTGCGCCACGACGGGCTGACCGTGACGGTGGCCACCGCCGAAGGGGTCGCGCCGCTGCCCGTCCTGGCCGCGGTGGAGCCGCGGCCGGTGGTGGGCGACTGGGTCCTGGCCGACGACGCGGTGTGCGCCACCCTGGAGCGCACGTCCCTGCTGCGCCGCCGCGACCCCATGCGCGACGCCGAGCAGCCCATCGCCGCCAACGTCGACATCGTGGTCATCGTGTGCGGGCTGGATCGGCCGGTGAAGCCGGGCCGCCTCCAGCGGGCCACCGCCCTGGCCCGCGACGCCGGGGCCGACCCGCTGGTGGCCCTGACCAAGGCCGACCTGGCCGCCGACCCGGACGGGGCCCGCGACGAGGTGGAGGCCGGCAACCCGGGGGTCGAGGTGGTGGTCACGGCGTCGGCCACGGGGCGAGGCATCGCCGCCCTGCAGGAGGCCTGCCGGGACCGGACGGTGGTGCTCATCGGCGAGTCGGGGGCCGGCAAGTCCAGCCTGGCCAACGCCCTGGCCGGGGTGGACGTGGCCGCGGTGGGGGCCGTCCGGGCCGGCGACGCCAAGGGCCGCCACACCACCACCTCCCGCCAGCTGCACGTGCTGCCCTCCGGGGGCGTCCTCATCGACACGCCCGGCATCCGGGCCGTCGGCCTGTGGGGCGACGTCGACGCCATCGCCGGCGCCTTCGAGGACGTGGAGGGCCTGGCCGGGGCGTGCCGGTTCTCCGACTGCGCCCACACCGGCGAGCCGGGCTGCGCGGTGGAGGCGGCGGTGGTGGCCGGGCACCTGGCCCGGGCCCGCCTCGACGCCTGGCACGCCCTCCAGGACGAGGCCGCCGAGGCCGAGGAGAGGGCGGAGGCCCGGGCCTGGCGGGCCGGCGAGGGCCGGCGCCCCACCCCGGCCCGCCGACCGCGGCGGGGCTGA
- a CDS encoding PaaI family thioesterase produces MAESDPFADLAAGGPPVSGFGETLGLAYEEVGPDEVVLRLPVAPHLHQPYGIVHGGVWCSLVETAASIGAALWLGDRGQVVGVSNHTDFLRAIRDGEVTARATPVHRGRTQQLWLVEVRDEADKLVARGQVRLQNMAEAVR; encoded by the coding sequence GTGGCCGAGAGCGACCCCTTCGCCGACCTGGCGGCCGGCGGGCCCCCCGTGAGCGGCTTCGGTGAGACCCTGGGCCTGGCCTACGAGGAGGTCGGGCCGGACGAGGTCGTGCTCCGCCTGCCGGTGGCGCCCCACCTCCACCAGCCCTACGGCATCGTGCACGGCGGCGTGTGGTGCTCCCTGGTGGAGACGGCGGCCAGCATCGGCGCCGCGCTGTGGCTCGGCGACCGGGGCCAGGTGGTGGGCGTCTCCAACCACACCGACTTCCTACGGGCCATCCGCGACGGGGAGGTCACGGCCCGGGCCACGCCCGTCCACCGGGGCCGCACCCAGCAGCTGTGGCTGGTCGAGGTCCGCGACGAGGCCGACAAGCTGGTGGCCCGGGGCCAGGTCCGCCTGCAGAACATGGCCGAGGCGGTCCGGTGA
- a CDS encoding ferritin-like domain-containing protein: MTSEGYHEPLDKLSARTLDHHRAIVSLMEELEAVDWYDQRVDATDDEELAALLAHNRDEEKEHAVMTLEWLRRRDPCLDQNLRTYLFTDGSVLAVEEEATGEGGAVPADDHPAPPAAPSDGSLGIGSLRAHDASF, encoded by the coding sequence GTGACCAGCGAGGGCTACCACGAGCCGCTCGACAAGCTCAGCGCCCGGACGCTCGACCACCACCGCGCCATCGTGTCGCTGATGGAGGAGCTGGAGGCGGTCGACTGGTACGACCAGCGCGTCGACGCCACCGACGACGAGGAGCTGGCCGCTCTCCTGGCCCACAACCGGGACGAGGAGAAGGAGCACGCGGTCATGACGCTGGAGTGGTTGCGACGGCGCGACCCCTGCCTCGACCAGAACCTGCGCACCTACCTGTTCACCGACGGCTCCGTCCTGGCCGTCGAGGAGGAGGCCACCGGCGAGGGCGGCGCCGTGCCCGCCGACGACCACCCGGCCCCGCCCGCCGCCCCGTCCGATGGCAGCCTCGGCATCGGCAGCCTCCGTGCCCACGACGCCTCGTTCTGA
- a CDS encoding family 1 encapsulin nanocompartment shell protein: MNHLFRDLAPISDAAWAEIDSDAKRTLEHFLAARKLVDFVGPCGWEHSAVSLGRADDLGASLHDGVTAAQRRVLPMVELRRRFTLARPELEAVDRGASDADLAPLDDAGRDLALAEDALVFNGYPAAGITGIGPASPHQPVELTEEFDRYPNHVAKAVATLKAAGVSGPYAMALGPRCYRGVIETTERGGYPILQHLHLILGGPVVWAPAVDGAIVLSQRGGDFQLTVGQDTSIAFVSHDAEAVTLELQESVAFQAPSPEAAIALRYTD, encoded by the coding sequence GTGAACCACCTCTTCCGTGACCTCGCCCCCATCTCCGACGCGGCGTGGGCCGAGATCGACTCCGACGCCAAGCGCACGCTCGAGCACTTCCTCGCCGCCCGAAAGCTGGTGGACTTCGTCGGCCCCTGCGGGTGGGAGCACTCGGCCGTCAGCCTGGGGCGGGCCGACGACCTCGGGGCCTCGCTCCACGACGGGGTCACCGCGGCCCAGCGGCGGGTGCTGCCCATGGTGGAGCTGCGCCGCCGCTTCACCCTGGCCCGGCCCGAGCTGGAGGCCGTCGACCGGGGGGCCAGTGACGCCGACCTGGCCCCGCTGGACGACGCCGGCCGGGACCTGGCCCTGGCCGAGGACGCCCTGGTGTTCAACGGCTACCCGGCCGCGGGCATCACCGGCATCGGCCCCGCCTCGCCCCACCAGCCGGTGGAGCTGACCGAGGAGTTCGACCGCTACCCGAACCACGTGGCCAAGGCGGTGGCCACCCTGAAGGCGGCCGGCGTGAGCGGGCCGTACGCCATGGCCCTGGGACCCCGCTGCTACCGCGGCGTCATCGAGACCACGGAGCGGGGCGGCTACCCGATCCTCCAGCACCTCCACCTCATCCTGGGCGGCCCGGTGGTCTGGGCCCCCGCCGTCGACGGCGCCATCGTGCTCAGCCAGCGGGGCGGCGACTTCCAGCTCACCGTGGGCCAGGACACCTCCATCGCCTTCGTGAGCCACGACGCCGAGGCCGTGACCCTGGAGCTCCAGGAGAGCGTGGCCTTCCAGGCCCCCTCCCCCGAGGCCGCCATCGCCCTCCGCTACACCGACTGA
- a CDS encoding oxygenase MpaB family protein: protein MTTTAPSGRASTGVLALPSVGWRPPLPTPAELAVGLSAGMSGRLAAPLLAGPLQVAFGRALGGERPAEKSDADIEGWGDPGWFGPGSATWAVHGDHSMLVSGFAAFALQALHPRALAGVVEHSAFDDDFMGRTRRTGEYVLNVSFGTTRQAERFTTMLPRIHDRVVGTAPDGRPYAANEPELLDFVHVTQFVATAAAHQRFGSHPLDDAGLDRYIAENTRVGAAVGVLDPPTTWDEAMAALDRHRPNLAIGEQASEGLRYLASPPFLPAAARPLWRALHTGALACLPPFARRLMGLGRPNPADVALCRGLVRSLGALLPPPAIAVEARRRLARPRVDGPQSV, encoded by the coding sequence ATGACCACCACCGCCCCCTCCGGGAGAGCGTCCACCGGCGTCCTCGCCCTGCCCTCGGTGGGGTGGCGACCTCCCCTCCCCACCCCCGCCGAGCTGGCCGTGGGGCTGTCGGCCGGCATGAGTGGGCGCCTGGCCGCCCCCCTCCTGGCCGGCCCCCTCCAGGTCGCCTTCGGCCGGGCCCTGGGCGGCGAGCGGCCGGCCGAGAAGAGCGACGCCGACATCGAGGGCTGGGGCGACCCCGGCTGGTTCGGCCCCGGCAGCGCCACCTGGGCGGTCCACGGCGACCACTCCATGCTGGTGAGCGGGTTCGCCGCCTTCGCCCTCCAGGCCCTCCACCCCCGGGCCCTGGCCGGCGTGGTCGAGCACAGCGCCTTCGACGACGACTTCATGGGCCGGACCCGCCGCACCGGCGAGTACGTCCTGAACGTGAGCTTCGGCACCACCCGGCAGGCCGAGCGCTTCACGACCATGCTGCCCCGCATCCACGACCGGGTGGTGGGCACCGCCCCCGACGGGCGGCCCTACGCCGCCAACGAGCCCGAGCTGCTCGACTTCGTCCACGTCACCCAGTTCGTGGCCACCGCCGCGGCCCACCAGCGCTTCGGGAGCCACCCCCTCGACGACGCGGGCCTCGACCGCTACATCGCCGAGAACACGAGGGTGGGCGCGGCGGTGGGCGTCCTCGACCCGCCCACCACGTGGGACGAGGCCATGGCCGCCCTCGATCGCCACCGCCCCAACCTGGCCATCGGCGAGCAGGCCAGCGAGGGGTTGCGCTACCTGGCCTCGCCCCCGTTCCTGCCGGCGGCGGCCCGGCCCCTGTGGCGGGCCCTGCACACCGGGGCCCTGGCCTGCCTGCCCCCCTTCGCCCGCCGGCTCATGGGCCTGGGCCGGCCCAACCCGGCCGACGTGGCCCTGTGCCGGGGCCTGGTCCGCAGCCTGGGCGCGCTGCTCCCCCCGCCCGCCATCGCGGTGGAGGCCCGGCGCCGGCTGGCCCGGCCCCGGGTCGACGGGCCTCAGTCGGTGTAG
- a CDS encoding Fic family protein gives MIYRSPPLEGADEAVIEKIDELRHALRYYVVAPRRWIGTLRRATVARAVQGSNSIEGYHASVEDVAAVLDDEEPLDASSETRAAIAGYRDAMTYVLRLASDPPAIDTSLLRALHFMMLKHDLPRNPGQWRPGAVWVEDGDGEVVYQAPDRDLIDGLVTETLDQVAADTGPVLVRAAMAHLNLALVHPFSDGNGRMARCVQTLVLASDGVVTPEFSSIEEHLGHNTPAYYGVLTEVAQGSWSPERSARPWVRFCLAAHYRQAQTVLRRVRETEALWDACEQLTRRHRLPPRTVDALCDAARGRRLRRSLYLSLTVAGSGEPITEATATRDLRALVAAGLLDPQGEKRGRLYGPTPELRQAWLDIRAQRPPRPTDDPYAEAGQRVLPGIG, from the coding sequence ATGATCTACCGGTCCCCGCCCCTGGAGGGCGCCGACGAAGCTGTCATCGAGAAGATCGACGAGCTCCGCCATGCGCTGCGCTACTACGTGGTGGCCCCGCGCCGATGGATCGGAACGCTCCGCCGGGCCACCGTCGCTCGCGCCGTGCAGGGGTCGAACTCGATCGAGGGCTACCACGCCAGCGTCGAGGATGTGGCCGCCGTCCTGGACGACGAGGAGCCCCTGGACGCCAGCTCCGAGACCCGGGCCGCCATCGCCGGCTACCGGGACGCCATGACCTACGTCCTCCGCCTGGCCTCCGACCCTCCCGCCATCGACACCAGCCTGCTGCGCGCCCTGCACTTCATGATGCTGAAGCACGACCTGCCCCGGAACCCGGGCCAGTGGCGGCCCGGGGCGGTGTGGGTCGAGGACGGGGACGGTGAGGTGGTGTACCAGGCCCCGGATCGGGACCTCATCGACGGGCTGGTGACCGAGACCCTGGACCAGGTTGCCGCTGACACCGGCCCCGTGCTGGTCCGGGCGGCCATGGCCCACCTGAACCTGGCCCTGGTGCACCCGTTCTCGGACGGCAACGGGCGGATGGCTCGGTGCGTCCAGACCCTGGTCCTGGCCTCGGACGGCGTGGTCACACCCGAGTTCTCCAGCATCGAGGAACACCTGGGCCACAACACCCCGGCGTACTACGGGGTGCTCACCGAGGTGGCCCAGGGGTCGTGGTCCCCCGAGCGGAGCGCCCGCCCGTGGGTCCGCTTCTGCCTGGCCGCCCACTACCGGCAAGCCCAGACCGTCCTCCGTCGCGTGCGGGAGACCGAGGCCCTGTGGGATGCCTGCGAGCAGCTCACCCGTCGACACCGGCTCCCGCCCCGGACGGTCGACGCCCTGTGCGACGCGGCCCGGGGTCGCCGGCTCCGCCGGTCCCTCTACCTCTCGCTCACCGTGGCGGGCAGCGGGGAACCGATCACCGAGGCGACCGCCACCCGCGACCTCCGAGCCCTGGTGGCCGCCGGCCTCCTGGACCCCCAGGGCGAGAAGCGCGGGCGGCTCTACGGCCCGACGCCGGAGCTCCGCCAGGCCTGGCTCGACATCCGGGCCCAGCGCCCCCCGCGCCCGACAGATGACCCTTACGCCGAAGCCGGGCAACGGGTCTTGCCGGGCATCGGCTGA
- a CDS encoding RecQ family ATP-dependent DNA helicase codes for MPPAPAVPLADRAQELLAALAGPDARLRPEQLAAIEVTAGRDGRALVVQRTGFGKSAIYFIATKLRREAGHGPTLVVSPLLALMRDQVAAAERLGVRSATINSTNIDDWDAIEAAVAAGEVDLLCISPERLNNPGFVHRVLPRLAAGLGMLVVDEAHCISDWGHDFRPDYRRIRDAIAGLAPGTPVLATTATANERVCADVAEQLGADVTVMRGTLERESLHLGVAQLPTLAHRLAWLAQRIPAVPGTGIVYCLTVAQTDQVTAFLRAEGIDAVAYSSATDPDDRLRLEAAFKANRVKALVATSALGMGVDKPDVTFVHHLGAPPSPIAYYQQVGRAGRSVPRAEAWLLPGEEDRAIWSWFASVGLPPEPLARRVLDAVAEAGGVPVGVVDLERAVDLRRGRLETLLKILDVDGAVARDGRGWVLTDRPWTYDTERVERVRAARSAEADAMVAYAEGRDCLMAFLRRSLDDPSVEDTGCGRCTVCTGAGDPVALDPAVLRRAVEHLRGIDVPLEPRKQWARGLADPKGNVKAGERAEEGRALSRVDDAGWWPVVARARAAGAPDDELVEGLAATLKRWPWADRPTWVTWVPSTRHEALLAATAERLGALGSLPVANAVVRRRPAAPQADQQNSAHKLGNVWGAFSIEASELPGAEVLAGPVLVLDDLWDSGWTMTVVAALLRRAGAGAVLPLALARR; via the coding sequence ATGCCCCCTGCCCCCGCCGTCCCCCTGGCCGACCGGGCCCAGGAGCTCCTGGCCGCCCTGGCCGGCCCCGACGCCCGCCTCCGCCCCGAGCAGCTGGCCGCCATCGAGGTCACCGCCGGCCGGGACGGGCGGGCCCTGGTGGTGCAGCGCACCGGGTTCGGCAAGTCGGCCATCTACTTCATCGCCACCAAGCTGCGCCGCGAGGCCGGCCACGGGCCCACGCTGGTGGTGTCGCCCCTGCTGGCCCTGATGCGCGACCAGGTGGCGGCAGCCGAGCGGCTGGGCGTGCGCTCGGCCACCATCAACTCCACCAACATCGACGACTGGGACGCCATCGAGGCCGCGGTGGCCGCCGGTGAGGTCGACCTGCTCTGCATCAGCCCCGAGCGGCTCAACAACCCCGGCTTCGTGCACCGGGTCCTGCCCCGCCTGGCCGCCGGGCTGGGGATGCTGGTGGTCGACGAGGCCCACTGCATCAGCGACTGGGGCCACGACTTCCGCCCCGACTACCGCCGCATCCGCGACGCCATCGCCGGCCTGGCCCCGGGCACGCCGGTGCTGGCCACCACGGCCACGGCCAACGAGCGGGTGTGCGCCGACGTGGCCGAGCAGCTCGGAGCCGACGTCACCGTCATGCGGGGCACACTGGAGCGCGAGTCGCTGCACCTGGGCGTGGCCCAGCTCCCCACCCTGGCCCACCGGCTGGCCTGGCTGGCCCAGCGCATCCCGGCCGTCCCGGGCACCGGCATCGTCTACTGCCTCACCGTGGCCCAGACCGACCAGGTGACCGCCTTCCTCCGGGCCGAGGGCATCGACGCCGTGGCCTACTCCTCGGCCACCGACCCCGACGACCGGCTCCGCCTGGAGGCCGCCTTCAAGGCCAACCGGGTCAAGGCGTTGGTGGCCACCTCGGCCCTGGGCATGGGGGTGGACAAGCCCGATGTCACCTTCGTGCACCACCTGGGTGCCCCACCGTCACCGATCGCCTACTACCAGCAGGTCGGGCGGGCCGGCCGCTCCGTGCCCCGGGCCGAGGCCTGGCTCCTCCCCGGGGAGGAGGACCGGGCCATCTGGTCGTGGTTCGCGTCGGTGGGCCTGCCCCCCGAGCCGCTGGCCCGCCGGGTGCTGGACGCCGTGGCCGAGGCCGGCGGCGTGCCGGTGGGCGTGGTCGACCTGGAGCGGGCCGTGGACCTGCGCCGGGGCCGACTGGAGACCCTGTTGAAGATCCTCGACGTGGACGGGGCGGTGGCCCGCGACGGCCGGGGCTGGGTGCTCACGGACCGCCCGTGGACCTACGACACCGAGCGGGTCGAGCGGGTGCGGGCGGCCCGGTCCGCCGAGGCCGACGCCATGGTGGCCTACGCCGAGGGCCGGGACTGCCTCATGGCCTTCCTGCGCCGGAGCCTGGACGACCCGTCGGTGGAGGACACCGGCTGTGGCCGGTGCACGGTGTGCACCGGCGCCGGCGACCCGGTGGCCCTCGACCCTGCGGTGCTGCGCCGGGCCGTGGAGCACCTGCGGGGCATCGACGTGCCCCTGGAGCCCCGCAAGCAGTGGGCCCGGGGTTTGGCCGATCCCAAGGGCAACGTGAAGGCCGGCGAGCGGGCCGAGGAGGGCCGGGCCCTGTCCCGGGTCGACGACGCCGGCTGGTGGCCGGTGGTGGCCCGGGCCCGGGCTGCCGGCGCCCCCGACGACGAGCTGGTCGAGGGCCTGGCCGCCACCCTGAAGCGCTGGCCGTGGGCCGACCGCCCCACCTGGGTCACCTGGGTGCCCTCCACCCGCCACGAGGCCCTGCTGGCCGCCACCGCCGAGCGCCTCGGGGCCCTGGGCTCGCTGCCGGTGGCCAACGCCGTGGTCCGCCGCCGGCCCGCCGCCCCCCAGGCCGACCAGCAGAACTCGGCCCACAAGCTGGGCAACGTGTGGGGGGCCTTCTCGATCGAGGCCTCGGAGCTGCCCGGCGCCGAGGTCCTGGCCGGGCCGGTGCTGGTCCTCGACGACCTGTGGGACTCGGGCTGGACCATGACCGTGGTGGCCGCCCTCCTGCGCCGGGCCGGCGCCGGTGCCGTCCTCCCCCTGGCCCTGGCCCGGCGGTGA
- a CDS encoding Glu/Leu/Phe/Val dehydrogenase codes for MADDTSTDTGLDGGDPPAAPVADTSADDGDVFVDALRKLDHAAAFGGVDAEVVERLRHPKAILQVAVPVRLDDGSLRTFEAYRVRHDDTRGPGKGGIRYHPDVSLSEVKALALWMTLKCAVVGIPFGGAKGGVIVNPKELSRMELERLSRGVVSAFGDFIGPDTDIPAPDVYTNEMVMGWMMDEYSKARGRRTPAVITGKPLALGGSLGRDQATGRGAYYAIKQIEARRGWQPGEVRVAVQGFGNAGQHVARLLHADGYRVVAVSDSKGGIHSDDGFDVPSLMQQKNESRELRAVYCDGAVCEMVDATEISNDQLLELDVDVLIPAALEGVITAENAHDIRAGLVVEVANGPTTSRADTILAERGIDVLPDILANAGGVAVSYFEWVQNRSGLSWSLDQVNDGLHEIMVRETDHILDRAEERGCDLRTAAYVHALQRIAAAVEATGTHAYFNDGRA; via the coding sequence GTGGCCGACGACACCAGCACCGACACCGGCCTCGACGGCGGCGACCCGCCCGCCGCCCCCGTGGCCGACACGTCCGCCGATGACGGCGACGTGTTCGTCGACGCCCTGCGCAAGCTGGACCACGCCGCCGCCTTCGGCGGCGTGGACGCCGAGGTGGTCGAGCGCCTCCGCCACCCCAAGGCCATCCTCCAGGTGGCGGTCCCGGTCCGCCTCGACGACGGCTCCCTGCGGACCTTCGAGGCCTACCGGGTCCGCCACGACGACACCCGGGGGCCGGGCAAGGGCGGCATCCGCTACCACCCCGACGTGAGCCTCAGCGAGGTCAAGGCCCTGGCCCTGTGGATGACCCTGAAGTGCGCGGTGGTGGGCATCCCCTTCGGCGGGGCCAAGGGGGGCGTCATCGTCAACCCCAAGGAGCTGTCCCGGATGGAGCTGGAGCGCCTCAGCCGGGGCGTGGTCTCGGCCTTCGGCGACTTCATCGGCCCCGACACCGACATCCCGGCGCCCGACGTCTACACCAACGAGATGGTGATGGGCTGGATGATGGACGAGTACTCCAAGGCCCGGGGCCGCCGCACGCCGGCCGTCATCACCGGCAAGCCCCTGGCCCTGGGAGGCAGCCTGGGCCGGGACCAGGCCACCGGGCGCGGCGCCTACTACGCCATCAAGCAGATCGAGGCCCGGCGGGGCTGGCAGCCGGGGGAGGTCCGGGTGGCGGTGCAGGGCTTCGGCAACGCCGGCCAGCACGTGGCCCGCCTCCTCCACGCCGATGGCTACCGCGTCGTGGCCGTGAGCGACTCCAAGGGCGGCATCCACTCCGACGACGGCTTCGACGTGCCCAGCCTGATGCAGCAGAAGAACGAGAGCCGCGAGCTGCGGGCCGTCTACTGCGACGGGGCGGTGTGCGAGATGGTCGACGCCACCGAGATCAGCAACGACCAGCTCCTGGAGCTCGACGTCGACGTGCTCATCCCCGCCGCCCTGGAGGGCGTCATCACCGCCGAGAACGCCCACGACATCCGGGCCGGGCTGGTGGTCGAGGTGGCCAACGGGCCCACCACCAGCCGGGCCGACACCATCCTGGCCGAGCGGGGCATCGACGTCCTGCCCGACATCCTGGCCAACGCCGGCGGGGTGGCCGTCAGCTACTTCGAGTGGGTCCAGAACCGCTCCGGTCTGTCCTGGAGCCTGGACCAGGTCAACGACGGGCTGCACGAGATCATGGTCCGGGAGACCGACCACATCCTCGACCGGGCCGAGGAGCGGGGCTGCGACCTGCGCACCGCGGCCTACGTCCACGCCCTCCAGCGCATCGCCGCCGCCGTCGAGGCCACCGGCACCCACGCCTACTTCAACGACGGCCGGGCCTGA